From a single Dysidea avara chromosome 14, odDysAvar1.4, whole genome shotgun sequence genomic region:
- the LOC136244202 gene encoding NAD-dependent protein lipoamidase sirtuin-4, mitochondrial-like: MATLTSNLASSFKYVPKHKEISEKEIRRLKEFIAKSSRLFVLTGAGVSTESGIKDYRSQGVGLYHTSQHRPMQHSEFIKSEAARQRYWARNAVGWPIFREFQPNIIHSYLATLENQGTLHWLATQNVDNLHYKAGSRKVTELHGTVYAVVCLNCHAVISRDAMQEKISASNQGWTAAMLEEAPDADVVISEDAVKSFVTPSCDNCGGILKPNVVFFGGSVNKRIVDLINSQISVADALIVLGTSVQTYSALRHVKYANMMSIPIGIVNIGPTRVDSLANFKISSRCGYVFGKILSPGACV, from the coding sequence ATGGCAACTTTGACATCCAACCTCGCATCCAGCTTTAAGTACGTGCCTAAACACAAAGAAATTAGTGAGAAGGAAATAAGGAGATTGAAAGAGTTTATTGCAAAATCTTCTAGACTATTCGTATTGACAGGGGCCGGCGTGTCAACCGAATCTGGCATAAAGGACTACCGGTCACAAGGGGTAGGCCTGTACCACACATCTCAACACAGACCAATGCAGCACAGTGAGTTCATTAAGAGTGAAGCTGCTCGCCAGCGATACTGGGCCAGGAATGCTGTTGGGTGGCCCATCTTCAGAGAATTTCAACCCAACATAATCCACAGTTACTTAGCAACCCTTGAGAACCAAGGAACATTACATTGGCTGGCCACTCAGAACGTAGACAACTTACACTACAAGGCTGGCTCTAGGAAAGTCACTGAACTACATGGTACAGTGTATGCTGTTGTATGCTTGAACTGTCATGCTGTCATCTCGAGGGATGCTATGCAGGAGAAGATCAGTGCTAGTAACCAGGGATGGACAGCAGCAATGTTGGAGGAAGCACCAGATGCTGATGTGGTCATTTCTGAAGATGCTGTTAAAAGTTTTGTAACTCCTTCCTGTGATAATTGTGGTGGTATTCTTAAACCAAATGTAGTGTTCTTTGGAGGTTCAGTCAATAAGAGAATCGTGGACCTGATCAATAGTCAGATTAGTGTAGCAGATGCTTTAATTGTATTAGGGACTTCAGTGCAAACCTACTCAGCTTTGAGACATGTGAAATATGCCAACATGATGAGCATACCTATTGGGATTGTAAATATTGGACCAACTCGTGTAGACAGCCTTGCTAACTTCAAGATATCTAGTCGTTGTGGTTATGTGTTTGGAAAGATTCTCAGCCCTGGAGCTTGTGTTTGA
- the LOC136244655 gene encoding protein PET100 homolog, mitochondrial-like isoform X1, with translation MGNGIELFRMSVYLFFPVGVFYFFNRPSFYDKYVKETREKLKATSTEKMPKTLKEVDELAERVKTKRKQREESV, from the exons ATGGGGAACGGCATCGAGTTGTTTAGG ATGAGCGTATATTTGTTCTTTCCTGTTGGAGTGTTCTACTTCTTTAATCGTCCAAGTTTTTATGATAAGTATGTTAAAGAAACTCGG GAAAAACTGAAGGCGACATCAACAGAG AAAATGCCGAAGACATTGAAAGAAGTTGATGAATTAGCTGAGAGGGTGAAAAcgaaaagaaaacaaagagaagAATCTGTATAA
- the LOC136244201 gene encoding glutamate decarboxylase 2-like isoform X2: MEATSLDLDFIFTKAAEVIKQHLAKNSTRDASVVKFVSPTELLNALDFALPDEGQSPEQILDYVKKVMEFSIQAGHPRYFNQLYSGLDETGIIAQMVSAATNTSVYTYEIAPVYTTIERIVIEKMCSLVGYSETDGIFSPGGSISNLYGLMCARHHRFPEVKKTGVHSLPQLVIFASEQAHYSAQKCAMIMGIGMDNAVTIKCDSRGKMIVSELEKAVTSVKKEGKCPLAVIATAGTTVMGAFDPLTEIAAVCKKHKMWMHIDAALGGSVLVSEKHKCLLKGAELSDSLAWNPHKALTVPLQCSGFITKHKGLLAQCNSAHANYLFQQDKRSYDVSYDTGDKSIQCGRLNDAFKIWLMWKAKGKVGLARQIDKAIGNTKYMAEQIKKRDGFELVSEPEYTNCCFWYYPPSMRGPTPPDPHKLTKVAPIIKDLMVKSGKMMITYTPLGDKPNFFRMVTISPLSTERDMDFVLDEIDRLGRDLAF; the protein is encoded by the exons ATGGAGGCCACCAGTTTAGATCTCGATTTCATCTTCACTAAAGCCGCTGAAGTAATAAAACAACACTTGGCGAAAAACAGTACACGAGATGCGTCGGTCGTGAAGTTCGTGTCTCCAACAGAATTATTGAACGCACTGGATTTCGCGTTACCTGATGAAGGCCAGTCGCCTGAACAAATACTGGATTATGTCAAGAAAGTAATGGAATTCTCCATACAAGCAG GTCATCCACGTTATTTTAACCAGTTGTACTCTGGCCTGGATGAGACTGGGATAATAGCACAGATGGTCAGTGCAGCTACCAACACTAGTGT GTACACATATGAAATAGCTCCTGTCTATACTACTATAGAGAGAATTGTAATAGAGAAGATGTGCTCTCTGGTAGGATATAGTGAAACTGATGGAATATTCAGTCCTG GAGGATCCATTTCTAATCTTTATGGTTTAATGTGTGCAAGACACCA TCGTTTTCCTGAAGTGAAGAAGACGGGGGTCCATTCTCTACCTCAGCTAGTGATATTTGCTTCTGAACAA GCTCATTATTCAGCACAGAAATGTGCAATGATCATGGGAATTGGAATGGATAATgcagttaccatcaaatgtgactCAAG GGGTAAGATGATTGTTAGCGAGTTGGAGAAAGCTGTGACAAGTGTTAAGAAGGAAGGGAAGTGTCCTCTAGCTGTGATAGCTACTGCAGGGACCACAGTTATGGGAGCATTTGACCCCCTCACTGAAATTGCTGCTGTGTGTAAAAAGCATAAAATGTGGATGCACATTGAT GCAGCTCTGGGAGGGTCTGTGCTTGTATCTGAAAAACACAAGTGTCTTTTAAAAGGAGCAGAATT ATCTGATTCACTGGCTTGGAATCCtcataaagctttaacagtaccACTGCAGTGTTCAGGGTTCATTACTAAACATAAGGGACTACTAGCACAGTGTAACTCTGCACATGCTAACTACTTGTTCCAGCAAGACAAGCGCAGTTATGATGTGTCTTACGATACTGGTGACAAGTCCATCCAGTGTGGACGACTAAATGATGCCTTCAAAATCTGGCTCATGTGGAAGGCTAAG GGCAAGGTTGGGCTGGCGAGGCAAATAGACAAGGCAATAGGCAACACAAAATATATGGCTGAACAAATCAAGAAGAGAGATGGATTTGAACTAGTATCTGAACCAGAGTACACTAACTGCTGTTTCTGGTACTATCCACCATCCATGAGGGGGCCTACACCTCCTGACCCTCACAAACTCACCAAG GTTGCTCCAATAATCAAGGACCTTATGGTAAAGTCAGGCAAAATGATGATCACCTATACCCCACTGGGTGACAAGCCTAACTTTTTCCGTATGGTCACTATCTCACCATTATCCACTGAAAGAGATATGGATTTTGTGCTTGATGAGATTGACCGCCTTGGTCGTGACCTTGCGTTTTAG
- the LOC136244201 gene encoding cysteine sulfinic acid decarboxylase-like isoform X1 translates to MEATSLDLDFIFTKAAEVIKQHLAKNSTRDASVVKFVSPTELLNALDFALPDEGQSPEQILDYVKKVMEFSIQAGHPRYFNQLYSGLDETGIIAQMVSAATNTSVYTYEIAPVYTTIERIVIEKMCSLVGYSETDGIFSPGGSISNLYGLMCARHHRFPEVKKTGVHSLPQLVIFASEQAHYSAQKCAMIMGIGMDNAVTIKCDSRGKMIVSELEKAVTSVKKEGKCPLAVIATAGTTVMGAFDPLTEIAAVCKKHKMWMHIDAALGGSVLVSEKHKCLLKGAELSDSLAWNPHKALTVPLQCSGFITKHKGLLAQCNSAHANYLFQQDKRSYDVSYDTGDKSIQCGRLNDAFKIWLMWKAKVCHGSLAVHYYGPLQGKVGLARQIDKAIGNTKYMAEQIKKRDGFELVSEPEYTNCCFWYYPPSMRGPTPPDPHKLTKVAPIIKDLMVKSGKMMITYTPLGDKPNFFRMVTISPLSTERDMDFVLDEIDRLGRDLAF, encoded by the exons ATGGAGGCCACCAGTTTAGATCTCGATTTCATCTTCACTAAAGCCGCTGAAGTAATAAAACAACACTTGGCGAAAAACAGTACACGAGATGCGTCGGTCGTGAAGTTCGTGTCTCCAACAGAATTATTGAACGCACTGGATTTCGCGTTACCTGATGAAGGCCAGTCGCCTGAACAAATACTGGATTATGTCAAGAAAGTAATGGAATTCTCCATACAAGCAG GTCATCCACGTTATTTTAACCAGTTGTACTCTGGCCTGGATGAGACTGGGATAATAGCACAGATGGTCAGTGCAGCTACCAACACTAGTGT GTACACATATGAAATAGCTCCTGTCTATACTACTATAGAGAGAATTGTAATAGAGAAGATGTGCTCTCTGGTAGGATATAGTGAAACTGATGGAATATTCAGTCCTG GAGGATCCATTTCTAATCTTTATGGTTTAATGTGTGCAAGACACCA TCGTTTTCCTGAAGTGAAGAAGACGGGGGTCCATTCTCTACCTCAGCTAGTGATATTTGCTTCTGAACAA GCTCATTATTCAGCACAGAAATGTGCAATGATCATGGGAATTGGAATGGATAATgcagttaccatcaaatgtgactCAAG GGGTAAGATGATTGTTAGCGAGTTGGAGAAAGCTGTGACAAGTGTTAAGAAGGAAGGGAAGTGTCCTCTAGCTGTGATAGCTACTGCAGGGACCACAGTTATGGGAGCATTTGACCCCCTCACTGAAATTGCTGCTGTGTGTAAAAAGCATAAAATGTGGATGCACATTGAT GCAGCTCTGGGAGGGTCTGTGCTTGTATCTGAAAAACACAAGTGTCTTTTAAAAGGAGCAGAATT ATCTGATTCACTGGCTTGGAATCCtcataaagctttaacagtaccACTGCAGTGTTCAGGGTTCATTACTAAACATAAGGGACTACTAGCACAGTGTAACTCTGCACATGCTAACTACTTGTTCCAGCAAGACAAGCGCAGTTATGATGTGTCTTACGATACTGGTGACAAGTCCATCCAGTGTGGACGACTAAATGATGCCTTCAAAATCTGGCTCATGTGGAAGGCTAAGGTATGCCATGGTAGTTTAGCTGTTCACTATTATGGTCCATTACAGGGCAAGGTTGGGCTGGCGAGGCAAATAGACAAGGCAATAGGCAACACAAAATATATGGCTGAACAAATCAAGAAGAGAGATGGATTTGAACTAGTATCTGAACCAGAGTACACTAACTGCTGTTTCTGGTACTATCCACCATCCATGAGGGGGCCTACACCTCCTGACCCTCACAAACTCACCAAG GTTGCTCCAATAATCAAGGACCTTATGGTAAAGTCAGGCAAAATGATGATCACCTATACCCCACTGGGTGACAAGCCTAACTTTTTCCGTATGGTCACTATCTCACCATTATCCACTGAAAGAGATATGGATTTTGTGCTTGATGAGATTGACCGCCTTGGTCGTGACCTTGCGTTTTAG